Below is a window of Mycobacterium dioxanotrophicus DNA.
GGGTGACCCCAGCTCGACCAGCAGCACCCCGGCGATGATCAGGCCGATGCCCGCCGCGATCGGCCAGGTGAACGCGTCACCGAACAGCACAGCGGCAAGCACCGCTGTCGATGCCGTGCCCATGGCACCCCAGATGCCGTACGCCACGCCCACCGCCATGCCTCCCC
It encodes the following:
- a CDS encoding DMT family transporter; protein product: MRKWALLIAAIATEVAATLSLRASQDHAAWLVVVVIGYLGAFVLLTLVLRGGMAVGVAYGIWGAMGTASTAVLAAVLFGDAFTWPIAAGIGLIIAGVLLVELGSPAEDAPQ